A stretch of Triticum aestivum cultivar Chinese Spring chromosome 1D, IWGSC CS RefSeq v2.1, whole genome shotgun sequence DNA encodes these proteins:
- the LOC123180611 gene encoding uncharacterized protein produces MRARRTRGSFPVCVHGGDEVVDLVPLSSCAILGILGVLSVPKRQAGGVNAVPKRAAYASYSSSTAASRLRHCILPLTEYPECAACYFESLGFTDHQQGMIMRIRHVTDLHNQVQHPRQAAARRCDGRSRFSVHHEVRMRPGRRFVGRPLKFRTSWRRTAGFFPGSLGVSA; encoded by the exons ATGCGAGCTCGTCGAACTCGCGGTTCCTTTCCAGTCTGCGTCCATGGAGGCGATGAAGTAGTGGATCTCGTTCCCCTTAGCTCCTGCGCGATTTTGGGAATCTTGGGGGTGTTGTCCGTCCCCAAGCGCCAAGCCGGAGGCGTCAATGCTGTTCCCAAGCGAGCAGCCTACGCATCGTATTCATCCTCAACTGCCGCATCCCGGCTTCGGCATTGCATTCTTCCACTTACAG agtacccggagtgcgccgcttgctacttcgaatctctaggtttcacggatcatcagcaag GAATGATTATGCGGATCAGGCATGTTACGGATTTACATAACCAA GTCCAACATCCGCGTCAAGCAGCCGCGCGTCGTTGCGATGGGAGAAGTCGGTTTTCAGTCCATCATGAAGTACGTATGCGTCCAGGTCGGCGCTTTGTGGGCAGACCTTTAAAATTCAGGACATCTTGGAGGAGAACGGCAGGGTTCTTTCCAGGAAGCTTGGGTGTGTCGGCGTAG